The Megachile rotundata isolate GNS110a chromosome 11, iyMegRotu1, whole genome shotgun sequence genome includes a region encoding these proteins:
- the LOC100880734 gene encoding venom dipeptidyl peptidase 4 isoform X1, which yields MSRIAVLLQLVLLLHGSLIVLVAEKSKVPLSLEEAFSQSFRPYNFNGTWRTDNDILYSDNSTGDVYLFDVTTNTRRLLFESSLLANYTSPTIVLSFDNSKVLIGHDYVKGFRYSMYQRFDVYDIDSGTITNISNGDRLLLAKWSPAKNALVYVRENDIYYKDFSDTNSQERRLTHTGKPGVVFNGIPDWVYEEEVLASASALWFSPDGKHLAFITFNDTNVKDIVIPKYGTPGGIVYQYPLEENIKYPKAGSPNPVVSLNLIDLTNSSSEIINLQPPIDFVGVDNIIYTVNWRNSEQVVATWTNRVQNKAMWVFYDTQGNANHVHRDEEIQGWLRIHPPFYHNQYVIILEARHIGSVRGKFLHPMRYEYKNGILTNGIDLTPKRGEVNAMLAVDHIRERLYYLATLLEYPSERHLYSVQLDGTGEPVCLSCTRVTPEGNMCQYAHAYFSTSASNYVFICSGPDPLTVQIFNADRGFLYLWEGNQDLRERLASRVRPIISKKIIRTEFENTIKLYLPPDFNTTQKYPLLINVYAGPNTAKYTDEFSYGFESYMAANRNVIYGYIDGRGSANKGTSSLYTIYRSLGTVEIEDQIATTEEMLRRFPWIDRNRTAIWGWSYGGYATSMVLATDKQSVFKCGISVAPVTSWIYYDSIYTERFMGLPTAEDNLRGYNNSDVTRKVEGIRGKKYLLIHGTGDDNVHYQQSMALAKALEQNDILFEQQSYPDQAHDLGSVTPHLYHTINRFLSKCLGYSEKA from the exons GTACTGCTACAGCTGGTGTTGCTGCTGCACGGATCCTTGATCGTCCTTGTTGCCGAGAAATCCA AAGTTCCATTAAGTTTGGAAGAAGCGTTCAGCCAAAGTTTCCGACCGTACAACTTCAACGGTACCTGGAGAACGGACAATGACATCCTTTATTCTGATAACTCTACCGGTGACGTTTATTTGTTCGATGTCACGACAAACACCAGAAGACTGCTTTTCGAGTCGTCGTTGTTG GCCAATTACACCAGCCCCACGATCGTCCTTTCTTTCGATAACTCCAAGGTTCTGATCGGTCATGATTACGTTAAA GGGTTCAGGTACTCTATGTACCAGAGGTTTGACGTGTACGACATTGATAGCGG AACCATTACGAATATTTCAAACGGCGACCGTCTGTTGCTTGCAAAATGGTCACCGGCTAAGAACGCGTTGGTCTACGTACGCgaaaatgatatttattataaagaTTTCTCCGACACGAATAGCCAGGAACGTAGATTGACCCACACTGGTAAACCCGGAGTTGTTTTTAACGGTATACCTGATTGGGTCTACGAAG AGGAGGTATTAGCTTCCGCGTCGGCTCTGTGGTTCTCACCCGATGGTAAACACCTTGCTTTTATTACGTTCAACGACACCAATGTGAAGGACATCGTGATCCCGAAATACGGGACACCAGGAGGGATCGTGTATCAATATCCTTTGGAAGAGAATATCAAGTATCCGAAG GCTGGCAGTCCGAATCCAGTTGTGTCTTTAAACCTCATTGATTTGACCAATTCATCTTCTGAAATAATTAATCTTCAGCCACCTATTGATTTTGTTGGTGT AGACAATATCATCTACACGGTAAATTGGAGGAACAGTGAGCAGGTGGTAGCAACTTGGACGAATCGTGTTCAGAACAAAGCAATGTGGGTGTTTTACGATACTCAAGGTAACGCCAATCACGTCCACCGCGACGAAGAAATACAAGGTTGGCTTCGTATTCACCCTCCTTTCTACCACAACCAGTACGTTATTATACTGGAGGCTCGGCACATTGGTTCGGTGCGTGGAAAATTTCTTCATCCGATGAGATACGAGTACAAAAACGGAATACTCACTAACGGAATTGATTTAACCCCTAAAAGGGGCGAGGTTAATGCCATGTTGGCTGTCGACCATATCAGGGAGAGACTTTATTACTTAGCGACGTTGCTCGAGTATCCATCGGAAAGACATTTGTATTCGGTGCAGTTGGATGGTACCGGAGAACCAGTTTGCCTATCTTGCACTCGAGTTACTCCCGAAG GGAACATGTGCCAGTACGCGCACGCCTACTTTTCTACGAGCGCCTCGAACTATGTGTTCATCTGTTCTGGACCAGATCCATTGACAGTCCAGATATTCAACGCAGATCGCGGGTTTTTGTATCTGTGGGAAGGAAACCAAGATCTTAGAGAAAGACTCGCTAGCCGTGTTCGAccaattatttctaaaaaaattattagGACAGAGTTCGAAAATACGATTAAATTATACCTCCCACCTGATTTTAACACAACTCAAAAGTATCCCTTGTTGATCAACGT TTATGCTGGACCGAATACAGCGAAGTACACGGACGAATTCTCTTATGGATTCGAGTCGTACATGGCGGCTAACCGAAATGTCATTTACGGCTATATAGATGGTAGAGGATCGGCTAATAAAGGAACTTCGTCCCTGTATACGATTTATCGGAGCCTTGGCACTGTGGAGATCGAGGATCAAATCGCCACCACCGA GGAAATGTTGAGGCGATTCCCGTGGATCGACCGGAACAGAACTGCAATATGGGGTTGGAGCTACGGTGGTTATGCCACATCTATGGTGTTGGCTACTGACAAACAGTCAGTTTTCAAGTGCGGCATATCGGTTGCACCTGTGACCTCCTGGATTTATTACG ATTCCATTTACACAGAGCGTTTCATGGGATTACCAACAGCCGAAGATAATCTGAGAGGTTACAACAACTCCGACGTAACCAGGAAAGTGGAAGGAATTCGAGGGAAAAAATATTTGCTGATACACGGAACCGGGGACGATAACGTGCATTATCAACAATCCATGGCTTTGGCCAAGGCTTTGGAGCAGAACGACATTCTGTTTGAACAGCAGAGTTACCCTGACCAGGCACACGATTTGGGCAGTGTCACTCCTCATCTCTATCACACCATAAATCGATTTTTGAGCAAATGTTTGGGCTATTCGGAAAAAGCCTGA
- the LOC100880734 gene encoding venom dipeptidyl peptidase 4 isoform X2 — protein sequence MYQRFDVYDIDSGTITNISNGDRLLLAKWSPAKNALVYVRENDIYYKDFSDTNSQERRLTHTGKPGVVFNGIPDWVYEEEVLASASALWFSPDGKHLAFITFNDTNVKDIVIPKYGTPGGIVYQYPLEENIKYPKAGSPNPVVSLNLIDLTNSSSEIINLQPPIDFVGVDNIIYTVNWRNSEQVVATWTNRVQNKAMWVFYDTQGNANHVHRDEEIQGWLRIHPPFYHNQYVIILEARHIGSVRGKFLHPMRYEYKNGILTNGIDLTPKRGEVNAMLAVDHIRERLYYLATLLEYPSERHLYSVQLDGTGEPVCLSCTRVTPEGNMCQYAHAYFSTSASNYVFICSGPDPLTVQIFNADRGFLYLWEGNQDLRERLASRVRPIISKKIIRTEFENTIKLYLPPDFNTTQKYPLLINVYAGPNTAKYTDEFSYGFESYMAANRNVIYGYIDGRGSANKGTSSLYTIYRSLGTVEIEDQIATTEEMLRRFPWIDRNRTAIWGWSYGGYATSMVLATDKQSVFKCGISVAPVTSWIYYDSIYTERFMGLPTAEDNLRGYNNSDVTRKVEGIRGKKYLLIHGTGDDNVHYQQSMALAKALEQNDILFEQQSYPDQAHDLGSVTPHLYHTINRFLSKCLGYSEKA from the exons ATGTACCAGAGGTTTGACGTGTACGACATTGATAGCGG AACCATTACGAATATTTCAAACGGCGACCGTCTGTTGCTTGCAAAATGGTCACCGGCTAAGAACGCGTTGGTCTACGTACGCgaaaatgatatttattataaagaTTTCTCCGACACGAATAGCCAGGAACGTAGATTGACCCACACTGGTAAACCCGGAGTTGTTTTTAACGGTATACCTGATTGGGTCTACGAAG AGGAGGTATTAGCTTCCGCGTCGGCTCTGTGGTTCTCACCCGATGGTAAACACCTTGCTTTTATTACGTTCAACGACACCAATGTGAAGGACATCGTGATCCCGAAATACGGGACACCAGGAGGGATCGTGTATCAATATCCTTTGGAAGAGAATATCAAGTATCCGAAG GCTGGCAGTCCGAATCCAGTTGTGTCTTTAAACCTCATTGATTTGACCAATTCATCTTCTGAAATAATTAATCTTCAGCCACCTATTGATTTTGTTGGTGT AGACAATATCATCTACACGGTAAATTGGAGGAACAGTGAGCAGGTGGTAGCAACTTGGACGAATCGTGTTCAGAACAAAGCAATGTGGGTGTTTTACGATACTCAAGGTAACGCCAATCACGTCCACCGCGACGAAGAAATACAAGGTTGGCTTCGTATTCACCCTCCTTTCTACCACAACCAGTACGTTATTATACTGGAGGCTCGGCACATTGGTTCGGTGCGTGGAAAATTTCTTCATCCGATGAGATACGAGTACAAAAACGGAATACTCACTAACGGAATTGATTTAACCCCTAAAAGGGGCGAGGTTAATGCCATGTTGGCTGTCGACCATATCAGGGAGAGACTTTATTACTTAGCGACGTTGCTCGAGTATCCATCGGAAAGACATTTGTATTCGGTGCAGTTGGATGGTACCGGAGAACCAGTTTGCCTATCTTGCACTCGAGTTACTCCCGAAG GGAACATGTGCCAGTACGCGCACGCCTACTTTTCTACGAGCGCCTCGAACTATGTGTTCATCTGTTCTGGACCAGATCCATTGACAGTCCAGATATTCAACGCAGATCGCGGGTTTTTGTATCTGTGGGAAGGAAACCAAGATCTTAGAGAAAGACTCGCTAGCCGTGTTCGAccaattatttctaaaaaaattattagGACAGAGTTCGAAAATACGATTAAATTATACCTCCCACCTGATTTTAACACAACTCAAAAGTATCCCTTGTTGATCAACGT TTATGCTGGACCGAATACAGCGAAGTACACGGACGAATTCTCTTATGGATTCGAGTCGTACATGGCGGCTAACCGAAATGTCATTTACGGCTATATAGATGGTAGAGGATCGGCTAATAAAGGAACTTCGTCCCTGTATACGATTTATCGGAGCCTTGGCACTGTGGAGATCGAGGATCAAATCGCCACCACCGA GGAAATGTTGAGGCGATTCCCGTGGATCGACCGGAACAGAACTGCAATATGGGGTTGGAGCTACGGTGGTTATGCCACATCTATGGTGTTGGCTACTGACAAACAGTCAGTTTTCAAGTGCGGCATATCGGTTGCACCTGTGACCTCCTGGATTTATTACG ATTCCATTTACACAGAGCGTTTCATGGGATTACCAACAGCCGAAGATAATCTGAGAGGTTACAACAACTCCGACGTAACCAGGAAAGTGGAAGGAATTCGAGGGAAAAAATATTTGCTGATACACGGAACCGGGGACGATAACGTGCATTATCAACAATCCATGGCTTTGGCCAAGGCTTTGGAGCAGAACGACATTCTGTTTGAACAGCAGAGTTACCCTGACCAGGCACACGATTTGGGCAGTGTCACTCCTCATCTCTATCACACCATAAATCGATTTTTGAGCAAATGTTTGGGCTATTCGGAAAAAGCCTGA